A genomic window from Scatophagus argus isolate fScaArg1 chromosome 17, fScaArg1.pri, whole genome shotgun sequence includes:
- the si:rp71-45k5.2 gene encoding forkhead box protein H1 isoform X2 yields MEEFGAWLPLFVPGSSSQQRLFRKSATYLAKIAVVLQDAPDKMLTFTQLMDRLAPLICEDRKSVENNIRVCLSTNKCFVKIPVVPGSLDSKRNYWKLDPTQITAKMVRRHFKGILQLFPELASKVESENTSRPSERRSALRSPEPAACRAVQIRCEVKFSSPFSIESLLKRDGPSAQAPRASPLSGVPVRAEQRPQSTHGPVGTKRCFSWDSEESLLLRSSADSSPICSAGGSTHHRLGANGAAKPMKRMQVYTEASFPEYTRASAASYFTSPHSSYITYSVPMFTHDALHFRL; encoded by the exons ATGGAGGAGTTTGGAGCTTGGCTGCCTCTCTTCGTCCCAGGCAGCAGCTCTCAGCAGCGTCTGTTCAGGAAGAGCGCCACCTACCTGGCTAAGATCGCTGTGGTCCTGCAAGACGCTCCAGACAAGATGCTCACTTTCACGCAG CTGATGGACAGACTGGCACCACTCATTTGTGAAGACAGAAAATCTGTTGAGAACAACATCAGAGTCTGTTTATCaaccaacaaatgttttgtcaag attccAGTGGTTCCAGGCTCACTGGACAGTAAGAGAAACTACTGGAAACTGGACCCCACTCAGATCACGGCAAAGATGGTTCGTCGTCACTTCAAAGGAATCCTGCAGCTCTTTCCTGAGTTGGCTTCCAAAGTGGAAAGTGAGAACACGAGCAGACCATCAGAGCGCCGCTCAGCTCTCCGCTCTCCTGaacctgcagcctgcagagctGTTCAGATCAGATGTGAGGTGAAGTTCAGCAGTCCTTTCTCCATTGAGTCCCTCCTGAAGAGAGACGGCCCCTCTGCTCAGGCTCCCAGAGCTTCTCCTCTGTCAGGTGTGCCGGTCAGAGCAGAGCAGCGGCCTCAGTCCACACACGGACCAGTTGGGACGAAGAGGTGCTTCAGCTGGGACTCTGAAGAGAGCCTCCTCCTTCGATCTTCAGCTGATAGTTCCCCCATCTGctcagcagggggcagcacacACCACAGACTCGGTGCTAACGGAGCTGCTAAGCCCATGAAGAGGATGCAGGTGTACACGGAGGCCTCATTCCCTGAATACACAAGAGCCAGTGCTGCTTCTTATTTCACCAGCCCACACAGCAGTTACATCACTTACTCTGTACCCATGTTTACCCACGATGCTCTCCATTTTcgtttgtga
- the si:rp71-45k5.2 gene encoding forkhead box protein C2 isoform X1, translated as MAGLIFTADTFRSTSDLGELVITLLCVGLDSSDSPRNKKQSRMEEFGAWLPLFVPGSSSQQRLFRKSATYLAKIAVVLQDAPDKMLTFTQLMDRLAPLICEDRKSVENNIRVCLSTNKCFVKIPVVPGSLDSKRNYWKLDPTQITAKMVRRHFKGILQLFPELASKVESENTSRPSERRSALRSPEPAACRAVQIRCEVKFSSPFSIESLLKRDGPSAQAPRASPLSGVPVRAEQRPQSTHGPVGTKRCFSWDSEESLLLRSSADSSPICSAGGSTHHRLGANGAAKPMKRMQVYTEASFPEYTRASAASYFTSPHSSYITYSVPMFTHDALHFRL; from the exons atggcaG GACTCATATTCACAGCGGACACCTTCAGGTCCACATCTGACCTCGGTGAGCTTGTGATCACGCTGCTCTGTGTGGGACTGGACTCCTCTGACTCTCCAAGGAACAAGAAGCAGAGCAGGATGGAGGAGTTTGGAGCTTGGCTGCCTCTCTTCGTCCCAGGCAGCAGCTCTCAGCAGCGTCTGTTCAGGAAGAGCGCCACCTACCTGGCTAAGATCGCTGTGGTCCTGCAAGACGCTCCAGACAAGATGCTCACTTTCACGCAG CTGATGGACAGACTGGCACCACTCATTTGTGAAGACAGAAAATCTGTTGAGAACAACATCAGAGTCTGTTTATCaaccaacaaatgttttgtcaag attccAGTGGTTCCAGGCTCACTGGACAGTAAGAGAAACTACTGGAAACTGGACCCCACTCAGATCACGGCAAAGATGGTTCGTCGTCACTTCAAAGGAATCCTGCAGCTCTTTCCTGAGTTGGCTTCCAAAGTGGAAAGTGAGAACACGAGCAGACCATCAGAGCGCCGCTCAGCTCTCCGCTCTCCTGaacctgcagcctgcagagctGTTCAGATCAGATGTGAGGTGAAGTTCAGCAGTCCTTTCTCCATTGAGTCCCTCCTGAAGAGAGACGGCCCCTCTGCTCAGGCTCCCAGAGCTTCTCCTCTGTCAGGTGTGCCGGTCAGAGCAGAGCAGCGGCCTCAGTCCACACACGGACCAGTTGGGACGAAGAGGTGCTTCAGCTGGGACTCTGAAGAGAGCCTCCTCCTTCGATCTTCAGCTGATAGTTCCCCCATCTGctcagcagggggcagcacacACCACAGACTCGGTGCTAACGGAGCTGCTAAGCCCATGAAGAGGATGCAGGTGTACACGGAGGCCTCATTCCCTGAATACACAAGAGCCAGTGCTGCTTCTTATTTCACCAGCCCACACAGCAGTTACATCACTTACTCTGTACCCATGTTTACCCACGATGCTCTCCATTTTcgtttgtga
- the LOC124074846 gene encoding forkhead box protein H1-like — MEEFGAWLPLFVPGSSSQQRLFRKSATYLAKIAVVLQDAPDKMLTFTQLMDRLAPLICEDRKSVENNIRVCLSTNKCFVKIPVVPGSLDSKRNYWKLDPTQITAKMVRRHFKGILQLFPELASKVESENTSRPSERRSALRSPEPAACRAVQIRCEVKFSSPFSIESLLKRDGPSAQAPRASPLSGVPVRAEQRPQSTHGPVGTKRCFSWDSEESLLLRSSADSSPICSAGGSTHHRLGANGAAKPMKRMQVYTEASFPEYTRASAASYFTSPHSSYITYSVPMFTHDALCLWL; from the exons ATGGAGGAGTTTGGAGCTTGGCTGCCTCTCTTCGTCCCAGGCAGCAGCTCTCAGCAGCGTCTGTTCAGGAAGAGCGCCACCTACCTGGCTAAGATCGCTGTGGTCCTGCAAGACGCTCCAGACAAGATGCTCACTTTCACGCAG CTGATGGACAGACTGGCACCACTCATTTGTGAAGACAGAAAATCTGTTGAGAACAACATCAGAGTCTGTTTATCaaccaacaaatgttttgtcaag attccAGTGGTTCCAGGCTCACTGGACAGTAAGAGAAACTACTGGAAACTGGACCCCACTCAGATCACGGCAAAGATGGTTCGTCGTCACTTCAAAGGAATCCTGCAGCTCTTTCCTGAGTTGGCCTCCAAAGTGGAAAGTGAGAACACGAGCAGACCATCAGAGCGCCGCTCAGCTCTCCGCTCTCCTGaacctgcagcctgcagagctGTTCAGATCAGATGTGAGGTGAAGTTCAGCAGTCCTTTCTCCATTGAGTCCCTCCTGAAGAGAGACGGCCCCTCTGCTCAGGCTCCCAGAGCTTCTCCTCTGTCAGGTGTGCCGGTCAGAGCAGAGCAGCGGCCTCAGTCCACACACGGACCAGTTGGGACGAAGAGGTGCTTCAGCTGGGACTCTGAAGAGAGCCTCCTCCTTCGATCTTCAGCTGATAGTTCCCCCATCTGctcagcagggggcagcacacACCACAGACTCGGTGCTAACGGAGCTGCTAAGCCCATGAAGAGGATGCAGGTGTACACGGAGGCCTCATTCCCTGAATACACAAGAGCCAGTGCTGCTTCTTATTTCACCAGCCCACACAGCAGTTACATCACTTACTCTGTACCCATGTTTACCCACgatgctctctgtctctggctaTAA